GAAAATCTTAGGGTTTGCCTTGATGGTTTCGTAATCGAGATAAGGCATGAGCCTTGAACTTCCATCTCCTCCCCTAACGCAGAATATGGCGTCGACCTCTGGATCTGCGAACATCTGATTGACCCACTTTGCTCTCTCCTCACCATCGCCTGCCATATATCCAGCGAAAACCTTGTCGAGATTATCAGCAAGCTTAGTCTTATACCCCATATTTTCTATGGTGTTCTTAACGAGTTCAATCTTATCTGTTGGAAGCGCAGAGCTTGGGCAGATAATACCTACAGTGTCTCCTTTTTTTAACTGCTTAGGATAAAGCATTTTTTCAAAATTTTTCATTCTAAAACCACATCAAAATAAACTATTAACTATAACGATTAAAAATCTATATTTCCTATTTTTTCAGCTTGATTTCCTTGTAATCACTTTCCTCTAAATCTGCCAATATAGTTTCTAGATCCTTTCTTCCTAAGCTCACAACAGCATCGACCGTTTCAAGATCTAGATTACCATTCTTTTTAATATCGGCTATGTTTCCATAGTAGTAGTACTCTGTTTTTGTTTCACCTGAGCTTACCTCTGTAACTTTATATACGCTTACTAATGAAATCTGACCTCGAGAACTACTATCTGGATCAGTAATATATTTTATGAAATCACTCTGCCTTTCTATTTTATATTTTTTATAGCTGTTGCTCTCGTTATTATACTCAGCCACATTATCATTTTCTTTAACAAGAACATTTAAATTCTTTATTTCCGAAATATCCTTTAGTCCAGATACTTTTATCTCAATTTTTTCTTTATCAAGCTTTAGCCCATCGCTTTTCAGTTCATCAACATAGCTTTCTGAAACCCTTAAAGTTACTTTATCACCATTCTTTAAAGGTGAAAAATCACCAGCAACATTAAATACTTGTATAGGCTCCTTACGAGTTGTATCTATTGACTTATAAAATGACAATACCCCATATCCATTATAGCCCTTAACCTCAACTGGATATTTCTTTAAAAGTGACTTTACACTTACTTCATTGTTTTTATTAATGTTTGAATCTTTTTGTTCAAAGCTTTCATCTTCCGCATTCTTTAGCTGCGAATTATAAATCTTAAAAGCTATTAGCAACGCTACAAATACTACAATAACTAATAAAGCGATATATATTAGTTTCTTATTCTTACCTTTATTTTTCTTAAATTTATCCATATCTAATCCCTTTTACAAAGTATTACGGACAAGTCTAAAGGAAGATACTGTCATTGTCAATATTCAGTCTGCGGCAAATATATATCGAACAAACTATATTAATATCTGATTTTAGAACGCTCTAAAGATTTTCCATCGCCTCTTGATAACCGATTGCCTTATCTTCATCCTTACCAAATGAAGCAAATACAGGAATTATCTGGCTATCTCCTGAGTACATCAAAAGCTGACCTGCATCGTTAGATATGCTGGCAAACTTGGTAGCACCTTCCTTAGCCGAAACCTCCTTATCGTCTATATAGTAATCGTCTCTGATATTCTTTCTAAAAATATTCTCAAGCTTATTCTGTAGCTCAAGCCTTCCGTACTCGCTAGCCTTATACTTTAAGACTGAGAAATTACCAAATTCTCCTCCATTAAAAGGCGAAGCGATAGCAATATAAAAAGTATTCTTTTCATTTTTACTCATATATATTACAAATGCGCTGGAAAACTCTTTATTTGCTGCCATGCTCAATCCATCTGCTATCGCATATGAAATTAAACCATTATTTTCCTTATCGGAAGAAGCGTAAATTATGTTATAGCTTGTATCACTTCTTCCCAGTCTACTAAGGTAGAACATTTCCTCTACCCCATCACCATTCAAATCATAAATCACGACTGATTTATCAGAAGCTTCACCATCTTTTCTTATAATCACTTGGTCTTGTGAGTTTATATCTGCACCCTTATCAGCCGTTAATATTCCTTTAAAGTTTTCTCGTGCTGAATTTTTAGCTTTGTTAAGTTTCTCATCGTAATTATCTTTTATGTTTCTAAATTCTTTTACATTTTTTGATGGTACTAGGTATAAGTTATTGGATACGATTTTAAGATCCTTACTAGAATCATAATCTATCGCACACATTAGCTCATACTTCCCCTCCAGATACTGAAAATCATAGCCCCCATCTTCAGTTCCATCCTTAGTAGCATAAGCTATTTCATATTTTGATAATACATTATTTATCTCTTTAATACATGAACTATAATAATTATTAAGCAATTGTTTCGCATTTGTTTCAGCATCATTTGCGTTGTCATGTTTCTCGAATAAAAAATCAATTGCATCATCAATTTTCTGCTTCTGAATCTCTTTACCATTCAGCTTATAGCTTCCCACTCTCCTTGAAGCAATAATACTTGTGTTGAACTGCAAATCGATAACTTCAACAAGTTCATCTCCTTTGACCTGCCAAATCTTATGAAGGTATGAAATACCATTTATTCCCTGTGTCGTTGTAACATTCTCGACTATATATAGCTCACCCTTGCATTCGAATTTATATACATGTTCTGAAACAGAATTAAAAAGGCTCAAATCAATGGGCCACATTTCATTTTTGTATTTAGCTTTTGTTTTTAAGGCTTTTAGCTCATCAGTATTCTTATCATACCTATATATTTGTGTGTTAAGTGCCGGTGTATTCCCATCCCTTTTGTATCTGCTAACTATACCAAGCTGCTCGATATCTTTTACATCAAATACATTTGTGGCTACTATACCTTCCTCAACATCATCTATTTTTCGGTTCATTCTATAAAAGCCTTCGAACATGCTAGGAATATCTTCACCAAAGCAAGTTCCTTCATCAAGCACCATATCAGCAAGCCTTGCTTCTGTAACCGTAGGCTGTGTGTCTGAATCAATGTCATGGTCTACTGCAAAGAACTTAAAGTATAAAAATACTCCAGCTACTGCAATTAATGTAAGCACAACAAAAAATGATGCTATCGCAATAATCATTATCTTAATAGTTCTCTCATCTCTCTTTTGAGTATCGTTTTCGTTCATTTTGTACCTCTTTTCGCATTTAAACTCCATGAGAAATCAAATGACTCTATTTACAATTATATTATCATATAATTCTTAAAATCGTCCACTAAAAAGCTTTTTCAATATAAATATAAGGTAATCAAAATTTACTAGCCAAGCAGAGCATTATAGTCTATAATTTCTTTAATGTTTAATTTTTAGTTATTTAGGAAAGAGGGACAATAATGCAAGATATGAATTTTGATATTCAAGAAGAAAGGGATATCCCATCAATTGCTCGTTTAGTAATTATTATTTCTTCAGCAGTGATGATGATTTCAACAATTCTACCATATGCTAGAGTTGAACTTTTCGGTCAGGAATATACATTTAACTTTCTTATCATTGAAGGACAGTTTGGAGATGGAATATTTTTCGTAGTTCTAGGAACGCTAGCAATTCTATTTGCTGCTATTCAGAAAAAAATACCTTTGCTAATAATAGCAATCTTACTCCTGCTGATATTCATCTATGAGCTTGTACACGCTCTTGATGTTAAGAACACGTATGGAGATGTGCTCCACTTCAAGATTGGTTTCTACCTTGTACGTATAGCATCTCTTGCAGTAATCGGTGCTTGCATTTGCTATTTTGTAACAAAGAAAAAGGTCAGAAACACTCCTTCAGCTATAAGCTTCACAACAATTGGAAGTCATCTAGATGAGACAGCAGCTACACCTTTTCAGTCACAGCCAGTTCAGAGTGAATTTTCGGTTCAGCCTGTTGCACCAGAAGCTCCTGCTCAGCCAGAAGTAGCTCAAGAACCAGTTCAGAACGACCCTGTATCTACTGAGGAAAATCTATAAATGTAAATCATAACCACCGGCTTAGCCGGTGGTTTGTACTGCCCCTATAAGGGGCTTTTGCCAGCAACATCTCAAGATGTACTGAATTGTTCACCAACCGCACATCTTTTTCTACAAGCCCTAAAGGGCTATTTATTTTTATTTCCTGTGAAAGGATCTATATACTCTTTTAGACTTATCTGGTCCTCTGCTATATCTTCCTGAAGTTGTGTACGTATGTACTCCTCTATTCTTTTCTTATTCTTCCCTACTGTATCAACAAAATAGCCTCGACACCAAAAATGTCTATTCCCATATTTGTATTTTAAATTTGAATGTTTATCGAAAATCATCAATGAACTTTTCCCTTTGAGATATCCAACAATTTGGGACACACTGTATTTTGGTGGTATCTCTACAAGCATATGGATATGATCAGGACAACATTCTGCTTCGATTATGTGTATTCCTTTTCTTTCACAGAGAAGCCTTAATATTTTCCCTATGTCTACTCTTATCTTTCCATAAATCGCTTTTCTTCTGTACTTTGGTGCAAACACTATGTGATACTTACAATTCCACGATGTATGTGATAAACTATTCTTATCCATTTTGGATTACCTCCTTGTTTTGATATGTGGTTGGTGACCATATTTATCTTAACATAGGAGGTCTTTTTTCGCTAAAGCTTCCTAACCTCACCGGCATAGCCGGTGGTTAATTGTTCATCTCACATTCGTTCGATGAACCGCTGCTAAAGCAATACAACTAAAAGGAATTAGGCCTTTGGTCTAATTCCTTTTATCTAATTCCTTTTATATTATTCAAAACATAAATATTGTAATACCTATCAGTATAAAACCAATACACTGTTTTAGATCATGCCGGCTGACAAGCTTAACATAGAAATATTCTGATGACACAATAAAAATGAATGTATAAAGCAAAATCGCTAGCCTGCTATCGCTATACTCAATCTCTAATGTTCCCTTCTGAAATAGACTAAAACTATGATTAACTGTATATGTAAGTTCCCCAATTGCAGATATTAAGTACCCAAGAATACTAGAATAGTGACTGCTAACAAGATATATAAAGAAACTTGTGATTCCTATCGGTACATAAATTGATATAAGTAAGATTACAGGAGGGTTTGCTAAAACTGCTATTAAACTAAACTGACCAAAGCTCACTATATTGTAGGCACAAAGACCAATTGGAAGCACCATTATTTCTAATAACTTTCTATGCCTTGTCCTTCTAATGTGAGGAAATATAAATACAATTATCAATGCGGAAAGAAACGAAAGCTGCAGTCCAATATCAAATATGCTATATGGATTATTTATTAACGAAATCAAAAATGCTATTGAAATTGCAGTCAAAAAATCAAATCGCATCATCAGTTTATCAGCAATAATTTTTAAAAGTATAATTAAAACTGCTCTAATAATAGAAATACTAAACGAGGCCAAAACAATATATATACCAAGCATCAAAATCAGGACGAAATCCACTCTATTTCCTAAATTAAAACGAGTCGTCAGTTTCTTGAAAATCATGTAAATTATACCTATATGAAGGCCACTTACTGCAAGAATATGTGCAGTTCCAGTATCTTGGAACTCCTCGATAACATCGGAGCTGATCAAGTTTTTTTCACCGAATATTATCCCTGAAAAATATCCTCTTGCACTAGGCGAAATCCTTGAAAGAAAAAGGATTTTCTTGCTATTTATAGCTTTGATAATAGTAAAGCGTATTTTCGAAAGTCTAGGTCCTCCATCTTTTAGATTCTTAATCCTTCTGCAAGTTGAGCTATAGTCAATCCCCTTGCCATATAGATATCTACGATAATCTATTCCATTATCTCTAACTTCCTGAACATCTAGCTTAGCTCTAAATTCAATACGTTCTCCGACAAGAGAAAAATTTTGCTTATCCTTGCTTGTAAGCCTGACTTTATATTTATTGTAAGTCATACCGTTAAAAATAATCTCATCAATCTCGCATACATAGACTGGTAATCCAAATTTATCTACACTCTCTGTAGATACGTATCCCCTACATATTGCCTCTTTAGATACAAATGGCATATTCTCGGCATTATAATGTCCCAAAATAGATATTAGCATCCAAATACATCCAGCAATCACAAATAAACAATATCTTATATCTATATCTAAAAACAACTTGTATATAAGCACTAGAATTCCTAAATATACCAGCGTTGAAACAACACCATAATCTATACTGAAGTACATCAAAAGAAGTCCAATCAAAAAATTTAAAATTGCAAACGCTAATTTACGCCTCAAAACACTTCCTCCTCGAGTTTAATATACTTTCTTCCCCATAGATTGACAAGATTGCTAAACTTGTATTTACTTACATATTTTGATTTTCACCATATAATCTATTCAAAAGTTTCATAGTTTCTCTACTCCTTGTAAGTATTCTAATTAACGGCAAATACTATACTTTAAAGTATTGATATGGTATAATTAGGTTTAATCTTTATGTATTTAATAGAAAGGAATTTCTGCAAAATGCAAGCAAATGTAAAGAACGATACTGCAGTAGTTGCAAAGCGACGTAGAAGTGCGACTAAGAAAAGCAAACATCCTAGACTTAAGATTGTTTTGATTGCTCTTCTTATTATATTTGTAATATCAGCACTCGCAGTGTTTGGATATGTATATTCTATAATTTCTAAGGCACCTAAGATTGATCCATCCAAGATTAACTCTCTGCTCTCCGAAAGTACAACAATATACGACGACCAAGGCAAGGAGCTTGATACAGTCTTTGCAAGTAGCAACAGAGAGACTGTCAGCATCAAGAAGATGCCTAAACATCTAACCAATGCATTTATCGCTTTGGAAGATAAATCCTTCCGTAAGCACCATGGCTTTAATGTTATAAGAATGTTTGGTGCTGTCAAAGACTCCATCTTCTCAGGCGGAAAGATAAGCGGAACAAGCACTATTACGCAACAATTAGCTCGTAACATGTACCTTCCAGATCAGCAATTTGACAGAACAATAAGCCGAAAGGTACTTGAGGCATACTATGCAACTAAACTTGAGAAATACCTATCTAAGGATGAGATTTTAGAGGCTTACCTAAACTACATTTATCTAGGATATAGCTCTTATGGTGTTCAGACTGCTTCTAAAGCTTACTTTTCTAAGGATGTTAGTGAACTTACAGTAGCTGAATCAGCTGCACTTGCTGCACTGCCTCAGTCACCTAGTAAGTACGAGCTTGTTCAGTTCATTGAGGGCGGAACAGCAGCAGAATACAAAGGTGTATTATTAGCTGAGACACCAGATGGTGTATATATCTATAACGATATAAGTAAGCCTCGTAGAGAGATATGTCTAAAGCTTATGAAGGAGCAAGGATACATCACCGAGAAGGAGTACAAAGAAGCTATCAACACACCACTAAAGGATATGCTAAAGCCTGATTACAACAAGTTTGATAGTAAATCAGCCTACTTCTCTGATTATGTTATTGACGAAGTAATCACTAAGCTCAAGAAAGAGAAGAACTGGGATTATAGCACAGCTTGGAATGCGGTATATAATGGCGGTCTTAAGATATACTCAACAATGGATTCTCAAGCTCAGAAGACAGTTCTAGAACAGTTTGCAAATAGCAATAACTATCCTAATATCTCCCCTAACTATGATCGCTACGGAAATATAGTTGGAAGAAACGGCCAGGTTGTTCTGTTTGCATACGATAACTACTTTGACGAAAACGGTAACTTTATCCTTCCAACCGGAAATGCCAAAATGCAAAAGGATGGTTCGATGATTATCTACTATGGTAATGATTTGAACATCTATACAACTAAGGTAAATGGCAAAACCGATTATAGCCTTGAGTTTAAGAATATGTATACGACTGATGAATCAGGAGCCCTCTACTCCATTCAGGGTGGATATATAAATATCCCTTCTGAATACAAGTCGGTAGATAAGGATAACAACCTGATTATCTCAGCTAAATTCTTTAAGTCGAATGAATACAAGAATTTCATGACAGTTAATGATGATGGTAGTGTAACTATTCCTCCATCATCCTATTCTCTCAGACCAAAGACAATACAGCCACAGGCTGCAATGACAATAGTCGAAAACAAGACTGGTCATATCAAAGCAATGGTCGGTGGAAGAAATACTACTGGAAGACAGATTCTAAACCGTGCATCTGATGCCCCTCGTCAGCCAGGTTCATCAATAAAGCCTTTGGGTGTTTATGCCCCTGCTCTTCAGCAAAGTGCTGAGGAATATGCAACTGGACGAAAGCATAAGTTCACAGATTTTGGAATCGATAAACAAGGAACTAAACTTTACGGAGACTACCTAACGGCAGGCTCAATTGTAATCGACGAGAAGACAACTATAAATGGTCAGGTATGGCCGCTCAACTTCTCTAGAACATACTCTGGTACCCAGACTATGAGATCTGCCATGGTCAACTCACTTAATACATGTGCAGTTAAGATATGGCTCCAGGTTGGCAAGGACTACTCAGTAGAAATGCTGAAAAAGTTTGGAATTACAACCTTGGTTGAAGAAGGAGATGCAAACGATCTCAACGCTTCAGCTCTAGCTCTAGGCGGTATGACTAAGGGAACAACAACGCTTGAGATGGCAAGTGCATTCAGCACCTTCCCTAACAATGGTGTTAGATATGATACATCATCATTTACAAAGGTTGTAGACAAGCAAGGAAATGTAATCTTAGAGAATAAACCTAAGGAACATAAGGTCCTAGATGAAGGTGTTGCTTGGATTATGGCAGACATGCTCAGCAGCGTTGTAAACAGCGCAGCAGCAAACTACGCACAGATATCTGGGGTATTTGTCGGAGGAAAAACTGGTACAACAGATGATGCATTTGATGACTGGTTCAATGGGTTTACACCTACCTACTCTGCTTCACTTTGGATAGGTAGTGACTACGGCATATCACTTTCTGATCACAGTATCATCGCCACATATATGTGGGGTAATATCATGAGAAACATCAATAAGGTTTATGACGGTTCGAGAGCTGCAAGACCTGCAAATGTTATCTCATATAACGGTGAATACTACATTAATGGAACTCAGAGCGGTGCAAAGAGTGTAAGCGATTTAAAGAGTCGAGAGGTAGAGATTTGTGAAGAATCTGGATATCTAGCAACTCCTGACTGTAAGCACAAAAAAACAAAGACATATGATGCATTTTCTGAGGATCAGATCCCAGAATATTACTGTAACATACATAACAGCAATCCGGAGAAATACCCTATTTCGCCAGAGGAAACCTTGGTAGAGCAAAAGAAGGATTCTAGTACAAGTACACCTTCTTCACCAACTACACCAAGCTCACCATAAATCAAACAAAAGCAAAAGAGAATGCACTTCAAAAGCATTCTCTTTTTTCGTCTATATATTTTATCGGTTTAATATATCATCTGGAATATTTACGGAATACTCCTTGCACCAATCGGAAATACCTGTATCTTTATCAAATTGATATGCTAATCTCTCTTTTGATAGCTGTTTGCCCGTTGCAAGTACACTACACCCTTTTCCCAGCTTCCATAATGCCTTCACATCTTTCAATCTATTGCAGTTGCTTAGCTCTATATATTTTAGCCTTACAAGCTCATCCAGTGATGGAACAAATTCGATTTTTGCACAGTAGCTAAGCTTTATTCGCTCCAGCTTATCTAACTTTGACAGAAAACTAAAATCAATCCAGTTAGAATTATTCTTGATATTAATTTCTCTTAGTTCACTTAGTTTTTCTAGCTCTAAAGCGTCAGATGGCTGACGTCCATATAGACTAAGCTTTTCTATGGGGAGCTCAGAAATATACGTAAAGTTTTTGAGCGTTGTAGAATCCAAATAAAGAGCCTTTAAATTCCCAAGCTTCGGCAATATTTCATGTGAACTCTTGTTTATGGTTCCTTCAAGTCCTAAACCTATAAGTTCATCCTTATGTGCCAGCAGTGGTTTAATATTCTTTTCCACTAGACTTACGGATTTAAGGCATTTTATATACTTTAAATCTTCTAGTTCCTCACCTAAACATCCCTCTATAGGTTCTGAAATGTTTTGTACATACGGAATATGTCTTAGTTGCCCTTTACAGGTCACTCTAAAAGCCACATCTGGACGCTTCCTAAAGAAATCATTTAGCAAATAAAGATCCTTTTCACTTGGGACATACCCACCACATGGTCTAATGCACTCAAGGTCTTTATTAGATATTAGATCTGATATATCTTCATCTGAAATTGGACTTTGAAAGTCACAATATATCACATTTACTTTTTCAAATGCTCCCATCTAAATCTGCCTTCATATATACCTATTAGCTATTCCATTTCTTTTCTGAATTCATCCATTCTAGCAGGGATATCTTTTGCTCCAAATACTGCAGATCCTGCAACGAGTATATCTGCACCAGCCTCAATTAGTTTCTTAGCGTTTTTCGTACTAACTCCACCATCTACTTCGATTTTGAAGTTAAAGTCCTTCTCTGCCCTTATTTTAGCTAGTCTTTCAATCTTATCAAGTGAAGCTTCAATGAATTTCTGCCCACCGAAGCCCGGCTCTACTGACATAATGAGAACAAGGTCCACATCTGAAAGTACCTCCTCAATCATGCAGAGAGAAGTTGCTGGATTAAGCGCTACTCCGGCCTTAACTCCAAGACTCTTGATATTCTGAAGGCTTCTATAAAGATGTACACAAGCCTCCTGATGAACAACTATGTATTCAGTCTTATCTGTAACGAAATCTGCAACATAATCATCCGCATTTTCTATCATGAGATGAACATCATACTTTACTGTATCGCAATTGTTTAGCGATTTCATAACAGAAGCCCCATAGCTTATATTAGGTACAAAATGTCCATCCATTACATCTATGTGAAGGTAATCTGCACCGTGCTTGCTAACCAATTCAGCCTGCTCGCCAAGCCTAGCAAAATCTGCAGATAATAGGGATGGTGCCAATTCTTTCATTTCGTTCTCCTTAATTAAAATCTCTTATTTCTTTTTATTTCATCTATCATGCTAAGATATGAATTATATCTTGTTCTTGCGATTTCTCCACTTTCGACAGCGCTCTTTATCTCGCATTCAGGCTCATTTATATGCCTGCAATTATCAAATCTACATCCACGGCTTTTATCTACAAACTCTGGGAATAATGATGAAAGTCTAGCTTCCTCCACTCCTTCGGTGTAGAGCGATGTAAATCCAGGTGTATCGTATATATACCCGCCTTGACATGAAAAAATCTCTATATGCCTAGTCGTATGCTTGCCTCGCCTAGTCTTATCACTTATATCTCCAGTCTCCATCAAAGCGCAAGGCGAAATGAGGTTTGTAATAGTCGACTTACCTACACCAGATGGACCCATAAGAGCTGTCTTCTTGTCTTTTAGAGAAGCCTTAAGATCATCTACGCCTTCCCCTGTTCTTCCGTTTACAACAAAACACCTATATATCGGTTTGTAGGTTGAAAGAATTTGCTCAAGTAGCCCCTTTTTATCAAGGTCTGGCTTGGTTATGCAAAGCATAGGTTCTATTGAATTCATCTCAGCATTTACAAGCATCTTGTCGATTATCTCAAAGCTTGGCGCAGGCTCTGAAAGAGCTGTCACCACGATGATTTGGTCCACATTTGCTATAGCAGGTCTGATGAAGTAGTTTTTTCGTGGATAGATTTTCTCTATTAGAGAGTCACTTTCTCCATCCTTTGATACATTAAGCTCCACCTCATCGCCTACCATTAGTGTGTTCTTTGATTTCTTGAAAAGACCCCTGCCCTTTGCTCTATATACACCGTCTTCAGTCTTCACAAAGTAGAAGCCTCCGATGCCTTTGACAACAAGTCCTCTCATATTTTACTCACCTGACTTAGCAATCCAGATATCAACTGTTGAACCTGTCTGATATTCTGAGTTTGCTGCTGGATACTGCTTAAATACAGTTCCTGCTGTGAATCCATTGTTTTCTTCTTCTGTTACTCTTCCGACACTAAAACCTAGAGACTGCAGTGCAGATTCTGCCTGGTCATATGTCATTCCATTTAGATTTGGAACAGTTGCCTTTGACTTAGCCTTACTGATAACGATATCTACTGAAGTCTTCTTCTCTGCTGTTGTTCCAGCATCAGGAGACTGCTTTATAATTGTTCCTGGAGTCTCGTAGCTTTCTTCGTAGCTAACCTTTCCGAGCTTGTAGCCATACTTTGATAGTATATCGCTTACATCGCTTTCTGATGTAAATGTAGTTCCTACTAGCTTTGGAATTACAGCATCCTTCTTTCCCTTACTGATATTAACCGTGATTATATCACCCTTATCTACCTTGGTTTTAGCTGATGGATACTGGCTTGCGATTAGACCTTCTGCTACTGAATCACTGTCGACTTCATCACCCTTTGATATCTGAAGTCCCATTTCTGATAGCAAAGTCTTTGCTTCCTTATATGAAAGTCCCTTTAGATCAGGAACCTTAAGCTCTGTATTGCCTGCACTTAGGATAACCCTAACAGTTCTACCCTTCTTAACCTTGGAGTTCTTTGATGGAGTCTGTGAAACAATCTTGCCTTTTTCTATCTTCTGGCTTGCTATTGGTTCGTCTGCCTTCTCTATCTTAAGCCCCTTTGCCTCAAGAACTTCCTTTGCTTCGCTATAGCTCATTCCCTTTACATCAGGAACTGTAACTTCCTTACCGCCTCCACCTATAATGCCAGAAACATATAGGATTCCAAAGAGTGCTAGTATAACAGCAGCTGCAACGCCTATAAT
The nucleotide sequence above comes from Eubacterium sulci ATCC 35585. Encoded proteins:
- a CDS encoding ribulose-phosphate 3-epimerase; this translates as MKELAPSLLSADFARLGEQAELVSKHGADYLHIDVMDGHFVPNISYGASVMKSLNNCDTVKYDVHLMIENADDYVADFVTDKTEYIVVHQEACVHLYRSLQNIKSLGVKAGVALNPATSLCMIEEVLSDVDLVLIMSVEPGFGGQKFIEASLDKIERLAKIRAEKDFNFKIEVDGGVSTKNAKKLIEAGADILVAGSAVFGAKDIPARMDEFRKEME
- a CDS encoding transposase → MDKNSLSHTSWNCKYHIVFAPKYRRKAIYGKIRVDIGKILRLLCERKGIHIIEAECCPDHIHMLVEIPPKYSVSQIVGYLKGKSSLMIFDKHSNLKYKYGNRHFWCRGYFVDTVGKNKKRIEEYIRTQLQEDIAEDQISLKEYIDPFTGNKNK